From the Moorena sp. SIOASIH genome, the window TCAAAACCTTTTTGTACCCCTAGAAGTAGTTGACCTAGTTGTCTATTAGTGTTAGGTCAGGGTCAGTAGTATATCACGAAATCTAAAATCCAAAATCCCATGACCTCCAAGCGGATTTTTATCACTGGTGCTAGTGGCTGCATTGGTCACTACATCACTGAAGCGTTAAGTCTCGAAACTGACCATGAGTTGTATTTGTTAGTCAGAAACCCTGACAAATTCAAGTTTGACGACTTGAAGTGTGGCGACAAGAGGCGTGCTGGCATTACCATCCTAGAAGGTGACCTGCGGCAGATTGAAGACTTTGGTGACTTGCTCAAGACAATGGATGCGGCAATTCTGGCAGCAACCGCTTGGGGAGGGCAACAGGAAACATTCGATATTAACGTTGTCAAAACTATCCAGTTAATGAACTTGCTTGACCCTACTGTTTGTGAGCAAGTGATTTATTTCTCTACTGCTAGCGTACTGGATAGGAATAACCAATTACTGACAGAGGCCGGTGAACTTGGAACAGAATATATCTATTCCAAATACACTTGTCTGAAGCGCTTATCCCAATTAGCGTCCGCTCCTAAGATTACTACCCTATTTCCTACCTTGGTACTGGGGGGAGACGAAACTAAACCCTACTCCCATCTATCATCGGGACTCCCAGATATTGTCAAATGGATTAACTTGATTCGTTGGTTTAAAGCTGATGGCAGTTTCCACTTCATCCACGCCCAAGA encodes:
- a CDS encoding NAD(P)-dependent oxidoreductase, with protein sequence MTSKRIFITGASGCIGHYITEALSLETDHELYLLVRNPDKFKFDDLKCGDKRRAGITILEGDLRQIEDFGDLLKTMDAAILAATAWGGQQETFDINVVKTIQLMNLLDPTVCEQVIYFSTASVLDRNNQLLTEAGELGTEYIYSKYTCLKRLSQLASAPKITTLFPTLVLGGDETKPYSHLSSGLPDIVKWINLIRWFKADGSFHFIHAQDIAQVVRYLIDHPPYQALSAEPEWMSSGRLVLGCQPLSVNQAVEEVCRYLGIQIYFRLPLFIWLANIFIVLFRIQMDPWSRFSLNYRHFIYQNPVNPTTFGLPTYCPTLTDVLKVSGISRD